One genomic segment of Micromonospora sp. WMMC415 includes these proteins:
- a CDS encoding FtsK/SpoIIIE domain-containing protein produces MPLVNVIRGDRIEGAPINVHTPFVRIPMWLALSWWTLKALGRLAVVLVRFWYLTAPAVFFAWLYLRYGWAGPVGVVGLVAVVSTGWAFGHRSSWLRFGWWPVLSRYRRMVYRRNWHAAMVTAKLAVSFDAHTVLPVLRRVRCASGVDVVTVRMVTGQIPDDFARVAERLAHTFGVRQVKAVPGPRPDVVLLHLFRGDPLAKVVRPLPVPAVPEFTALPVGKREDGDGYELRLFGTQVLVVGATGAGKGSVIWSVVRSLAAGVTSGLVQIWGLDPKGGMELGMGAPMFTRFARKDYAAMCELIEEAATVAKDRAGKLYGRTRQHTPTPDEPLIVVVIDELANLTAYLTDRQLKDRIKAALSILLSQGRAVGVHVVAAIQDPRKEVLPFRDLFPTRIGLRLAEAAQVDLVLGDGMRDRGALCDRIPQSLPGVGFVVIDGNPTPMRVRFSYLTDDEIRDMAHTYGRLRVIDGEILLDGAA; encoded by the coding sequence ATGCCGCTGGTCAACGTGATCCGGGGTGACCGGATCGAGGGCGCGCCGATCAACGTTCACACGCCGTTCGTCCGCATCCCGATGTGGCTGGCCCTGTCGTGGTGGACGCTCAAGGCCCTCGGCCGCCTGGCCGTGGTCCTGGTCCGCTTCTGGTACCTGACCGCCCCGGCTGTCTTCTTCGCCTGGCTCTACCTCCGGTACGGCTGGGCCGGTCCGGTCGGTGTCGTCGGCCTGGTCGCCGTCGTCTCGACGGGGTGGGCGTTCGGGCACCGGTCGTCGTGGCTGCGGTTCGGGTGGTGGCCGGTCCTGTCCCGCTACCGCCGGATGGTGTACCGCCGCAACTGGCACGCCGCGATGGTCACCGCGAAGCTCGCCGTCTCGTTCGACGCCCACACCGTGCTGCCTGTTCTGCGCCGGGTCCGCTGCGCCTCCGGCGTGGACGTGGTGACGGTGCGGATGGTGACCGGGCAGATCCCCGACGACTTCGCCCGCGTCGCGGAGAGGTTGGCGCACACGTTCGGGGTGCGGCAGGTCAAGGCCGTGCCGGGGCCGCGTCCGGATGTGGTGCTGCTGCACCTGTTCCGCGGTGACCCTCTCGCCAAGGTGGTTCGCCCGCTGCCGGTGCCGGCGGTGCCGGAGTTCACCGCCTTGCCCGTCGGCAAGCGCGAGGACGGTGACGGCTACGAGCTGCGCCTGTTCGGCACCCAGGTCCTCGTGGTGGGCGCGACGGGTGCGGGGAAGGGCTCAGTGATCTGGTCCGTGGTTCGGTCTCTCGCCGCCGGGGTCACCTCCGGGCTGGTGCAGATCTGGGGCCTGGACCCGAAAGGCGGGATGGAACTCGGGATGGGTGCGCCGATGTTCACCCGGTTCGCCCGCAAGGACTACGCCGCGATGTGTGAGCTGATCGAGGAAGCCGCCACCGTGGCAAAGGACCGCGCCGGGAAGCTCTACGGCCGGACCCGCCAGCACACGCCGACCCCGGACGAGCCGCTGATCGTCGTCGTCATCGACGAGCTGGCCAACCTCACCGCCTACCTGACCGACCGCCAGCTCAAGGACCGCATCAAGGCCGCCCTGTCCATCCTGCTCAGCCAAGGGCGAGCCGTGGGCGTGCATGTGGTCGCGGCGATCCAGGACCCGCGCAAGGAGGTGCTGCCGTTCCGGGACCTGTTCCCCACCCGCATCGGCCTGCGCCTGGCTGAGGCCGCCCAGGTGGACCTGGTGCTCGGGGACGGGATGCGTGACCGGGGTGCGCTGTGTGACCGGATCCCGCAGTCCCTGCCGGGTGTGGGCTTCGTGGTGATCGACGGGAACCCGACGCCGATGCGGGTCCGCTTCTCCTACCTCACCGATGACGAGATCCGCGACATGGCGCATACCTACGGCCGGCTGCGGGTCATCGACGGCGAAATCCTCCTGGACGGTGCCGCATGA
- a CDS encoding DUF2637 domain-containing protein has protein sequence MKPHPTATRADRAEGLVLVVILLIVAGFAGAASFTHVKDWTLDNSPPGTGAWFGWANAVISELVPVAALLTIRQRRRTGGPIGYPMFLLIAAVALSLAAQLAVAKPGLSGWLLSAVPALAFIGLSKLVLTTAPAPTPAADPVPARPVEQPAPPAPAPAPAVPQPVALVDVEPTRPAPAVPVAPVSPAAFTRRNGVPLIGEVTR, from the coding sequence ATGAAGCCGCATCCCACCGCCACCCGCGCCGACCGTGCCGAGGGCCTGGTCCTGGTCGTCATCCTGCTCATCGTCGCCGGGTTCGCCGGGGCTGCGTCGTTCACCCACGTCAAGGACTGGACCCTCGACAACAGCCCGCCTGGTACCGGGGCGTGGTTCGGCTGGGCCAACGCCGTCATCTCCGAACTCGTCCCCGTCGCCGCCCTGCTCACCATCCGCCAGCGGCGCCGCACGGGCGGACCGATCGGCTACCCGATGTTCCTGCTCATCGCCGCCGTCGCCCTCTCCCTCGCCGCGCAGCTCGCCGTAGCCAAGCCCGGCCTGTCCGGATGGCTCCTGTCGGCCGTGCCGGCGTTGGCGTTCATCGGCCTGTCCAAACTCGTCCTCACCACCGCACCCGCCCCGACGCCGGCCGCTGACCCTGTGCCAGCCCGCCCGGTCGAGCAGCCTGCCCCGCCGGCTCCTGCACCCGCGCCGGCTGTGCCTCAGCCCGTCGCCCTGGTCGACGTCGAGCCGACCCGGCCTGCCCCGGCTGTCCCGGTGGCTCCGGTGTCGCCAGCCGCCTTCACCCGCCGCAACGGTGTCCCGCTGATCGGAGAGGTGACCCGATGA
- a CDS encoding GGDEF domain-containing protein: MTDHLLTGLLLTAALALFSWDQYRLYVVRYELAALQRTAARDPLTGLANRAGLAHAWEQLAPHRPWVAVVDLDGFKPVNDTHGHAAGDHVLNAVAHRLRTVNGVPARLGGDEFTALLLDPDPVAAVRQLAAAIAAPVRLPSGVAVSVTASIGLAPTTGDLAAALADADAAMYRAKTTRTGIAVFDPRRDDHTAPAVDPRPALRVRDLVTEVGR; this comes from the coding sequence ATGACCGACCACCTGCTCACCGGCCTGCTCCTGACCGCCGCCCTCGCCCTGTTCTCCTGGGATCAGTACCGGCTCTACGTCGTCCGCTACGAGCTGGCCGCGCTCCAGCGGACCGCCGCCCGTGACCCGTTGACCGGCCTTGCCAACCGCGCCGGTCTCGCCCACGCGTGGGAGCAGCTCGCCCCGCACCGGCCGTGGGTTGCGGTGGTGGACCTGGACGGGTTCAAGCCGGTCAACGACACCCACGGCCACGCCGCCGGAGACCACGTGCTCAACGCCGTCGCCCACCGCCTCCGCACGGTCAACGGCGTCCCGGCACGCCTCGGCGGAGACGAGTTCACCGCCCTCCTGCTCGACCCCGACCCGGTGGCTGCCGTCCGCCAGCTGGCCGCCGCGATCGCCGCCCCTGTCCGGCTACCCTCGGGTGTAGCGGTGTCGGTGACCGCCAGCATCGGCCTCGCACCCACCACCGGCGACCTCGCCGCCGCCCTCGCCGATGCCGACGCGGCCATGTACCGGGCGAAGACCACCCGCACCGGCATCGCCGTGTTCGACCCGCGCCGCGACGACCACACCGCCCCTGCCGTCGACCCCCGTCCGGCGCTCCGGGTCCGCGACCTCGTGACGGAGGTGGGCCGATGA
- a CDS encoding replication initiator: MTLTPTLPGLEPTPAPVVEPRPGSRAARMLMPRSVDVVADLAADYGVCTRPVSLRRTDLDSGQTEVIDMPCGATQEAKCPACATRARRLRQQQIREGWHRTDEPDPGPAPATDAQRGLIVARAHLEFARDEAARTSQWDQVADLDDAIAELESEITTEGLRGRPAPPHSSEDQEDGDGKRRVRSTKRRQDAPDLPRLPVENRTLGRTYEGRDGTVFRPSMFLTLTLGSYGRVHSDGTPVDPDAYDYRRAAWDAVHFPRLLDRFWQNLRRAVGWNVQYAGAVEPQRRLAPHAHFAIRGTIPRALVRQVAAATYHQVWWPSVDHRVYEPAAAPQWDADAAGYTDPDTGQLLPSWDDALDLVDADPNAQPVHVVRFGAQVDAKGVLAGTKDADRCVGYITKYLTKQAGDCHQVTTARQRAHLERLWQELRHTPCSERCANWLLYGVQPKKARPGLRPGNCKNKVHKRDTLGIGGRRVLISRQWSGKTLTDHRADRRDWVKALLGVTTGADTAPSGSEHRHAWELAKPTDPDVPPLGHRVLRAISERIQWRAQLDAARRAAADPPDVSAVVPRHSAEQEGTGA, from the coding sequence ATGACGCTCACCCCGACGCTGCCCGGCCTCGAACCCACCCCCGCGCCCGTGGTGGAGCCGAGGCCGGGCTCCCGGGCCGCCCGCATGCTCATGCCCCGCTCCGTCGACGTCGTGGCCGACCTCGCCGCCGACTACGGCGTCTGCACCCGCCCCGTGAGCTTGCGCCGCACCGACCTCGACTCCGGGCAGACCGAAGTCATCGACATGCCCTGCGGCGCCACCCAGGAGGCCAAGTGCCCCGCCTGCGCCACTCGCGCCCGCCGGCTACGGCAGCAGCAGATCCGCGAGGGCTGGCACCGGACCGACGAACCCGACCCCGGACCGGCCCCGGCCACCGACGCGCAACGCGGCCTGATCGTCGCCCGCGCTCACCTGGAATTCGCCCGCGACGAAGCCGCCCGGACCTCCCAATGGGACCAAGTCGCGGACCTGGACGACGCCATCGCCGAACTGGAATCGGAGATCACCACCGAAGGACTCCGGGGCCGCCCCGCCCCGCCACACAGCAGCGAAGACCAGGAGGACGGCGACGGCAAGCGACGGGTTCGCTCCACGAAGCGGCGGCAAGACGCCCCGGACCTTCCCCGCCTTCCGGTCGAGAACCGGACATTGGGCCGCACGTACGAGGGGCGTGACGGGACCGTGTTCCGGCCGTCGATGTTTCTGACCCTCACCCTCGGCTCCTACGGCCGGGTGCACTCCGACGGCACACCGGTCGACCCGGACGCGTACGACTACCGGCGTGCCGCCTGGGATGCCGTGCACTTCCCCCGGCTGCTGGATCGGTTCTGGCAGAACCTGCGCCGCGCGGTCGGCTGGAACGTCCAGTACGCCGGTGCCGTCGAGCCGCAACGCCGCTTGGCCCCGCACGCGCACTTCGCCATCCGGGGCACCATCCCCCGCGCCCTCGTCCGGCAGGTCGCCGCCGCCACCTACCACCAGGTCTGGTGGCCCTCCGTCGACCACCGCGTCTACGAACCTGCCGCCGCGCCGCAGTGGGACGCCGACGCCGCCGGCTACACCGACCCAGACACCGGCCAACTGCTGCCGTCATGGGATGACGCCCTGGACCTGGTCGACGCCGACCCCAACGCCCAACCCGTGCACGTCGTCCGCTTCGGTGCTCAGGTCGACGCCAAGGGCGTCCTCGCGGGCACCAAGGACGCCGATCGGTGCGTCGGCTATATCACCAAGTACCTCACCAAGCAGGCCGGCGACTGCCACCAGGTCACCACCGCCCGCCAGCGGGCGCACCTGGAACGGCTCTGGCAGGAACTGCGGCACACGCCGTGCTCGGAGCGGTGCGCCAACTGGCTGCTCTACGGTGTTCAGCCCAAGAAGGCCCGGCCTGGGCTGCGGCCGGGCAACTGCAAGAACAAGGTCCACAAGCGGGACACCCTCGGCATCGGCGGCCGGCGCGTGCTCATCTCCCGGCAGTGGTCCGGCAAGACCCTGACCGACCACCGCGCCGACCGCCGCGACTGGGTCAAGGCCCTGCTCGGCGTCACCACCGGCGCCGACACCGCCCCATCTGGCAGCGAGCACCGCCACGCCTGGGAGCTGGCCAAGCCAACAGACCCGGACGTGCCACCCCTCGGGCATCGGGTGCTGCGGGCCATCTCCGAGCGCATCCAATGGCGTGCCCAGCTCGACGCCGCCAGACGGGCAGCCGCCGACCCGCCCGATGTTTCGGCAGTCGTCCCTCGTCATTCGGCGGAGCAGGAAGGGACCGGAGCATGA
- a CDS encoding helix-turn-helix domain-containing protein, translating to MSERKSVRPAEAAALLGVCRDTVYVLMRSGRLRSIKAGRARLIPLAAIDEFLSADEEFAA from the coding sequence ATGAGCGAGAGGAAGAGCGTCCGCCCAGCTGAGGCTGCGGCCCTGCTCGGCGTCTGTCGAGACACCGTCTACGTCCTCATGCGATCCGGCCGACTCCGTTCGATCAAGGCGGGGCGTGCTCGGTTGATCCCGCTGGCCGCAATCGATGAGTTCCTGTCGGCTGATGAGGAGTTCGCGGCATGA
- a CDS encoding tyrosine-type recombinase/integrase, with protein sequence MTGRRRRSHGEGSVYEQRPGVWAAVVDLGWIDGKRKRKYVYAKSEAEAVRKRDELRRQLQLGVDLTAQPRTLEAWLIEWLRDVKTHDGTRPSTLVRYRLAVSKHLVPGLGRVKLDRLTPRDVQRFLTGLRGKLAPASIIKVHAVLRVALADAERMDLVPRNVAKAAKPPALGRTERRALTPEEAKTLLSVLTGDRLESLFVLALATGLRRAELLGLRWSDVDLPGKALFVRQTLQRTDRGLEFVPPKTHRSSRPLPLSALAVRALEAQRVRQAKERLAAGEVWSDLGLVFASTIGTAMEPRNVNRRFDQLRAAAGLDWLHLHDLRHAFATFLLDQGEELRTVMELLGHSTIRMTADTYGHVLPARARQAASAIDRVLSEEGTA encoded by the coding sequence ATGACCGGCCGGCGTCGGCGTTCTCATGGTGAGGGCTCGGTGTACGAGCAGCGGCCGGGCGTATGGGCCGCCGTGGTCGACCTCGGTTGGATCGACGGGAAGCGGAAGCGGAAGTACGTCTACGCCAAGAGCGAGGCTGAGGCGGTCCGGAAGCGCGACGAGCTGCGCCGGCAACTCCAGCTCGGCGTCGACCTCACCGCGCAGCCTCGGACGCTGGAAGCCTGGTTGATCGAGTGGCTGCGGGACGTGAAGACGCACGATGGCACCCGGCCGTCAACGCTGGTGCGCTACCGCCTGGCCGTGAGCAAGCACCTGGTGCCGGGCCTGGGTCGGGTGAAGCTCGACCGGCTGACGCCTCGGGATGTGCAGCGGTTCCTGACCGGGCTGCGCGGGAAGCTCGCACCGGCCAGCATCATCAAGGTGCACGCCGTGCTGCGGGTCGCCCTGGCCGACGCTGAGCGGATGGACCTGGTTCCGCGCAACGTCGCCAAGGCCGCCAAGCCGCCGGCTCTGGGTCGGACCGAGCGACGCGCGCTGACGCCCGAGGAAGCCAAGACACTGCTGTCGGTGCTGACCGGGGACCGGCTGGAATCGCTGTTCGTCCTGGCGCTGGCGACCGGGCTTCGGCGAGCTGAGCTGTTGGGCCTGCGGTGGTCAGATGTTGACCTGCCGGGGAAGGCGCTGTTCGTTCGGCAAACGCTCCAGCGAACGGATCGCGGGTTGGAGTTCGTACCACCGAAGACGCACCGGTCGAGCCGTCCGCTGCCGCTGTCGGCGCTAGCCGTCCGGGCGTTGGAGGCACAGCGCGTGCGCCAGGCGAAGGAACGGCTCGCGGCCGGGGAGGTGTGGTCGGATCTGGGCCTGGTCTTCGCCAGCACCATCGGCACCGCGATGGAACCGCGGAACGTCAACCGGCGCTTCGACCAACTCCGCGCGGCGGCCGGACTGGACTGGCTGCACCTGCACGACCTGCGGCACGCCTTCGCCACGTTCCTGCTCGATCAGGGCGAGGAGCTGCGCACGGTGATGGAATTGCTCGGGCACTCCACGATCCGGATGACGGCCGACACCTACGGGCACGTCCTGCCGGCGCGGGCTCGTCAGGCTGCCTCGGCCATCGACCGGGTCCTCAGTGAGGAGGGGACGGCGTGA
- a CDS encoding DLW-39 family protein, whose translation MFKKLLILVGVVGVAAVVAKKIKASNDERALWHEATTAPDLR comes from the coding sequence ATGTTCAAGAAGCTGCTGATCCTGGTCGGTGTCGTCGGTGTGGCGGCCGTGGTGGCCAAGAAGATCAAGGCCTCCAACGACGAGCGCGCGCTGTGGCACGAGGCGACCACGGCGCCTGACCTGCGCTGA
- a CDS encoding DUF3566 domain-containing protein — protein MTETQAKSGNAGTSANPVDEEAAKSGAPATGRAAVGRATVPADAPAPKFTRAPGMVPPPDKPAEEPEATDKPEKPAEATKVDAPSAGGTATSTAARPATTQPIAVGAGRATTTGTSATAGATGTQPLVTGNTGTQPRVSGTARPQTDARPAGRPQGGGLPPGISGAAAVGAARVGEAVRAARTSVTSAASRGPRRARLNLRRIDPWSVMKFAFAVSVVLFIVVVVATSVLYLALDAMGVFASVNDSLTDLVSAGGGQSTGGFQITARGVILSSALIGLVNVVLFTALATLGAFIYNVCADLVGGIELTLAERD, from the coding sequence ATGACGGAGACACAGGCGAAGTCGGGGAACGCGGGGACCTCGGCCAACCCGGTCGACGAGGAGGCCGCGAAGAGCGGCGCACCAGCGACCGGCCGCGCGGCCGTGGGTCGGGCGACCGTCCCCGCCGACGCGCCTGCCCCGAAGTTCACGAGGGCTCCCGGGATGGTTCCGCCGCCGGACAAGCCCGCCGAGGAGCCGGAGGCCACGGACAAGCCGGAGAAGCCGGCCGAGGCCACGAAGGTCGACGCCCCCAGCGCCGGCGGCACCGCCACGTCGACCGCGGCGCGGCCGGCGACGACCCAGCCGATCGCCGTCGGTGCCGGGCGCGCCACGACGACCGGCACGTCCGCCACGGCTGGCGCGACCGGCACGCAGCCCCTGGTCACCGGCAACACCGGCACGCAGCCGCGGGTGTCCGGGACGGCCCGGCCGCAGACGGACGCCCGTCCGGCTGGCCGTCCGCAGGGCGGGGGCCTTCCGCCGGGCATCAGCGGTGCGGCGGCCGTGGGCGCCGCGCGCGTGGGTGAGGCGGTACGCGCTGCGCGTACCTCGGTGACGTCGGCCGCCTCCCGCGGACCGCGCCGGGCACGGCTGAACCTGAGGCGGATCGACCCGTGGTCGGTGATGAAGTTCGCCTTCGCGGTGTCGGTGGTGCTCTTCATCGTCGTGGTGGTCGCGACCTCGGTGCTGTACCTGGCGCTGGACGCGATGGGCGTGTTCGCCAGCGTCAACGACAGCCTGACTGACCTGGTCAGCGCCGGCGGCGGCCAGAGCACCGGCGGGTTCCAGATCACCGCCCGGGGTGTGATCCTGAGTTCGGCGCTGATCGGCCTGGTGAACGTCGTGCTGTTCACGGCGCTGGCCACGCTCGGTGCGTTCATCTACAACGTGTGCGCCGACCTGGTGGGCGGCATCGAGCTGACGCTCGCCGAGCGCGACTGA
- the gyrA gene encoding intein-containing DNA gyrase subunit A produces MTDTPESTPNEPEVPETVGAVVAHDRIEPVGLEVEMQRSYLDYAMSVIVGRALPDVRDGLKPVHRKILYAMFDSGYRPDRGYVKCSRVVGDVMGQFHPHGDSAIYDALVRMAQPWSLRYPLVDGNGNFGSPGNDPAAAMRYCLTGYARIRTAEGSVRIGDLVADATPSSETDIDLKVRDRNGDLVRASKFFHSGEHPTLRLRTREGYELTGTHNHPVLCLVDVAGVPTLLWKLLAEIAPGDRVVLQRSVPDEIGYPMLEHVEAAVLAGAVVSEGWVSEGRAGFNNVDRDFFIRVLAAYDLAVGGPRYVSERVIASGSTLHEVDVQDVTALRDSILGELVGVRSAGKFVPEFVWRGPAAVKRAFLQALFEGDGSSSLLPRHTIQISYSTRSERLAREVQQLLLEFGVVSRQCRYDDGEIKVVVTNRRDARIFAAHVGFLGRKQAKLEAELAAVPVSSRALSGDFVPLVGDFIREHGASRWTERDWLRRHNVDRVERWERDRDEIATRITNAEVLEVVEPLVDGRFYYAEVTGVADAGVQPVYSIRVDTEDHSFVSDGFVSHNTECKLDPLAMEMLRDIDEDTVDLQDNYDGRAKEPTILPSRIPNLLINGSEGIAVGMATKIPPHNLREIGAAVQWCLENPEADEATTLEALLEIVKGPDFPTHGLIVGQAGIQDAYRTGRGSIRMRAVVEVEEDKRGRPALVVSELPYQVNPDNLAERIAELIKEGKLGGIADIRDESSGRTGMRIVLVLKRDAVAKVVLNNLYKHTQLQETFGANMLALVDGVPRTLNLAQFIRYYVEHQIEVIRRRTAFRLRKAEERAHILRGLAKALDALDEVIALIRRSPTVDDARQGLIQLLDIDEVQATAILDMQLRRLAALERQRILDDLAKLELEIADLKDILAKPERQRRIVSEELGEIVAKWGDERRTQIIPFDGEVSMEDLIAREDVVVTITRTGYAKRTKVDAYRSQRRGGKGVSGASLRQDDIVSHFFVCSTHDWILFFTNKGRVYRAKAYELPEASRVAKGQHVANLLAFQPDEQIAQIIEIPNYQVAPYLVLATKNGLVKKTKLEEFDSPRSGGIIAINLRDEDELVGAALVAPTEDLLLVSKNAQAIRFNASDEALRPMGRATSGVIGMRFSEDDVLLAMEVVREGMDVLVATNGGYAKRTPIEEYPVQGRGGKGVLTAKITERRGGLVGAVVIDPDDELFAITSNGGVIRTPVKPVRRTRDRNTMGVKLMDLPDGVTIVAIARNADEPDEQD; encoded by the coding sequence GTGACCGATACCCCCGAGTCCACACCGAACGAGCCCGAGGTCCCCGAGACCGTCGGTGCCGTCGTCGCGCACGACCGCATCGAGCCGGTCGGGCTCGAGGTCGAGATGCAGCGCTCCTACCTCGACTACGCGATGAGCGTGATCGTCGGGCGCGCGCTGCCGGACGTCCGGGACGGGCTCAAGCCGGTCCACCGCAAGATCCTGTACGCGATGTTCGACTCGGGGTATCGGCCGGACCGTGGCTACGTGAAGTGCTCCCGCGTCGTCGGTGACGTGATGGGTCAGTTCCACCCGCACGGCGACTCGGCGATCTACGACGCGCTGGTCCGGATGGCGCAGCCCTGGTCGCTGCGCTACCCGCTGGTCGACGGCAACGGCAACTTCGGATCGCCCGGAAATGACCCGGCTGCGGCGATGCGTTATTGCCTCACAGGATATGCCCGAATTCGTACCGCTGAGGGCAGCGTGCGGATCGGCGACCTCGTGGCTGACGCGACGCCGAGCAGCGAGACCGACATCGACCTCAAGGTCCGGGACCGCAACGGCGACCTGGTCCGCGCGTCGAAGTTCTTCCACTCCGGCGAGCACCCGACGCTGCGGCTGCGCACCCGCGAGGGGTACGAACTGACCGGTACCCACAACCACCCGGTGCTCTGCCTGGTGGACGTGGCCGGCGTGCCGACCCTGCTGTGGAAGCTGCTCGCCGAGATCGCCCCCGGTGACCGGGTGGTCCTCCAGCGCAGCGTGCCGGACGAGATCGGCTACCCGATGCTGGAGCATGTCGAGGCAGCCGTCCTCGCTGGCGCCGTTGTGAGCGAGGGCTGGGTGTCCGAGGGGCGGGCCGGCTTCAACAACGTCGACCGCGACTTCTTCATCCGGGTGCTGGCCGCCTACGACCTCGCGGTCGGCGGCCCCCGGTACGTCAGCGAGCGTGTGATCGCCTCGGGCAGCACGCTGCACGAGGTGGACGTGCAGGACGTCACGGCACTACGGGACAGCATCCTCGGCGAGTTGGTGGGCGTGCGCAGCGCCGGCAAGTTCGTGCCGGAGTTCGTCTGGCGCGGCCCGGCCGCGGTCAAGCGCGCGTTCCTCCAGGCGCTGTTCGAGGGCGACGGGTCGTCCTCGCTGCTGCCGCGTCACACCATCCAGATCTCGTACTCCACCCGCAGTGAGCGGCTGGCCCGTGAGGTGCAGCAGCTCCTGCTGGAGTTCGGCGTGGTCAGCCGGCAGTGCCGGTACGACGACGGTGAGATCAAGGTCGTCGTCACCAACCGGCGGGACGCGCGGATCTTCGCCGCTCACGTCGGCTTCCTCGGCCGCAAGCAGGCCAAGCTCGAAGCGGAGCTGGCGGCGGTGCCGGTGAGCAGCAGGGCGCTGTCCGGTGACTTCGTGCCGCTGGTCGGCGACTTCATTCGGGAGCACGGTGCGAGCCGCTGGACCGAGCGGGACTGGCTGCGCCGGCACAACGTCGACCGGGTCGAGCGCTGGGAGCGGGACCGGGACGAGATCGCGACCCGGATCACGAACGCCGAGGTGCTCGAGGTGGTCGAGCCGCTCGTCGACGGCCGCTTCTACTACGCCGAGGTGACCGGCGTCGCCGACGCGGGAGTACAGCCGGTCTACAGCATCCGGGTGGACACCGAGGACCACTCCTTCGTCTCCGACGGCTTCGTCAGTCACAACACCGAGTGCAAGCTCGACCCGCTCGCCATGGAGATGCTGCGGGACATCGACGAGGACACCGTCGACCTGCAGGACAACTACGACGGCCGGGCCAAGGAACCGACCATCCTGCCGTCGCGGATCCCGAACCTGCTGATCAACGGGTCCGAGGGCATCGCGGTCGGTATGGCGACCAAGATCCCCCCGCACAACCTGCGGGAGATCGGCGCGGCCGTCCAGTGGTGCCTGGAGAACCCGGAGGCCGACGAGGCCACCACCCTCGAAGCGCTGCTGGAGATCGTCAAGGGCCCGGACTTCCCGACCCACGGCCTGATCGTCGGCCAGGCCGGCATCCAGGACGCGTACCGCACCGGGCGGGGTTCGATCCGGATGCGCGCGGTGGTGGAGGTCGAGGAGGACAAGCGGGGCCGGCCGGCGCTGGTGGTCAGCGAACTGCCGTACCAGGTGAACCCGGACAACCTCGCCGAGCGGATCGCCGAGCTGATCAAGGAGGGCAAGCTCGGCGGGATCGCCGACATCCGGGACGAGTCCTCCGGGCGTACGGGCATGCGGATCGTGCTCGTCCTCAAGCGCGACGCGGTCGCGAAGGTCGTGCTGAACAACCTCTACAAGCACACCCAGCTCCAGGAGACCTTCGGCGCGAACATGCTGGCGCTGGTCGACGGGGTGCCGCGCACACTCAACCTGGCTCAGTTCATCCGCTACTACGTCGAGCACCAGATCGAGGTCATCCGCCGGCGGACGGCGTTCCGGCTGCGCAAGGCGGAGGAGCGGGCGCACATCCTGCGCGGTCTGGCGAAGGCGCTGGATGCGCTCGACGAGGTGATCGCCCTGATCCGGCGTTCGCCGACGGTCGACGACGCCCGGCAGGGCCTGATCCAGCTGCTGGACATCGACGAGGTCCAGGCGACCGCGATCCTCGACATGCAGCTGCGCCGGCTGGCCGCCCTGGAGCGGCAGCGGATCCTCGACGACCTGGCCAAGCTGGAGCTGGAGATCGCCGACCTCAAGGACATCCTCGCGAAGCCGGAGCGGCAGCGGAGGATCGTCTCGGAGGAGCTGGGGGAGATCGTCGCGAAGTGGGGCGACGAACGGCGTACGCAGATCATCCCGTTCGACGGCGAGGTCTCGATGGAGGACCTCATCGCCCGCGAGGACGTGGTGGTCACGATCACCCGGACCGGGTACGCGAAGCGCACGAAGGTCGACGCGTACCGCTCGCAGCGGCGGGGCGGCAAGGGTGTCAGCGGTGCGTCGCTGCGTCAGGACGACATTGTCAGCCACTTCTTCGTGTGCTCGACGCACGACTGGATCCTGTTCTTCACCAACAAGGGGCGTGTCTACCGGGCCAAGGCGTACGAGCTTCCGGAAGCCAGTAGGGTGGCCAAGGGCCAGCACGTGGCCAACCTGCTCGCCTTCCAACCCGACGAGCAGATCGCGCAGATCATCGAGATTCCGAACTACCAGGTGGCGCCCTACCTGGTACTGGCCACGAAGAACGGCCTGGTGAAGAAGACGAAGCTCGAGGAGTTCGACTCCCCTCGGTCCGGCGGCATCATCGCGATCAACCTGCGCGATGAGGACGAGTTGGTCGGGGCCGCGCTCGTCGCCCCCACCGAGGATCTGCTGCTGGTCTCCAAGAACGCGCAGGCGATCCGCTTCAACGCTTCGGACGAGGCGCTGCGGCCGATGGGCCGGGCGACGTCGGGTGTGATCGGGATGCGGTTCAGCGAGGACGACGTGCTGCTCGCCATGGAGGTCGTCCGGGAGGGCATGGATGTCCTGGTGGCCACGAACGGGGGGTATGCGAAACGCACCCCGATCGAGGAATACCCGGTGCAGGGCCGGGGAGGTAAGGGCGTGCTGACTGCGAAGATCACCGAGCGACGCGGTGGTCTGGTCGGCGCTGTCGTGATCGACCCGGACGACGAGCTGTTCGCGATCACCAGCAACGGTGGGGTCATCCGGACTCCGGTGAAGCCTGTACGCCGTACGCGTGATCGGAACACAATGGGGGTCAAGCTGATGGACCTCCCGGATGGCGTGACTATCGTGGCGATTGCTCGCAATGCCGACGAGCCTGACGAACAGGACTAG